In Daphnia magna isolate NIES linkage group LG7, ASM2063170v1.1, whole genome shotgun sequence, a single genomic region encodes these proteins:
- the LOC123474301 gene encoding ATP-dependent RNA helicase TDRD9-like: MEHQVSESTLLTYLTTGCLFEALVAKKSLESYTHIIIDEVHERDEDTDFLLLVVRKFLRHTRTTTKVFLMSVTFDADKFGQYFNSPVIGNFPFTSKRPFRNAPIIEVEHGEPHDIRVYYSEHLQKLEFLGGSMNYLYDSVPEIHKLKYEAVAKLISAFDGRREIQRYGRHPKSKI, encoded by the exons ATGGAACATCAAGTAAGTGAATCAACTTTGCTCACCTATCTGACCACAGGATGCCTTTTTGAAGCATTAGTAGCCAAAAAATCCCTTGAAAGCTATACCCACA tcaTTATTGACGAAGTGCACGAGAGGGATGAAGATACTGACTTCCTTCTCTTGGTCGTCCGCAAGTTCCTCCGTCATACGAGGACGACAACTAAAGTCTTTCTGATGTCAGTTACTTTTGATGCCGACAAATTTGGCCAATATTTCAATAGCCCCGTCATTGGAAACTTTCCGTTCACGTCCAAAAGACCATTTCGCAACGCTCCCATAATTGAAGTGGAGCACGGTGAACCTCACGACATACGCGTTTATTATAGTGAACATCTTCAAAAACTAGAG TTTCTAGGGGGGAGTATGAACTACCTCTATGATAGCGTACCGGAAATCCATAAGCTCAAATACGAAGCGGTCGCTAAGTTAATTTCGGCTTTCGATGGCAGACGAGAGATACAGCGCTACGGACGCCATCCAAAATccaaaatatga
- the LOC123474449 gene encoding uncharacterized protein LOC123474449 gives MDDLELMNAPDLFRLRTTAKRQHTNLVTRVYNMINRRAAQAGFVVLSTDLEAALERVTAINERYVIAGELDDQERVAAEDYIQGVAAVNRQARLAIGGYLQPGTNPRLEGWIVEDSNIDQALQQHPPTESTGAEEDRDSGPEHNEINQRPVHRTTPADPPIDPLILGSTGGVNNQTEPNEANKAKRRRIELEFELERKKVERSRKMDDLLRQCEREEEDLKMAIERERVLAGALDGSIQGNPILSSTPKRNMDTVGNLRPVEANERSATFAPPSRWPKIIVEKFNGDPRKWQRFAHGIHATVRDANIPDSYKLLGLQDNITEDIRKRMGHIFNGSYAFESAWIELEVKYGNLCLIMQAHNQHLLQVQPFKTGDFNSLFTLAADVRDAVSSVSVEHSKEFTFSTVITSLASKLPIQLQIDWGKYAYSLRPNLPSLRDFDKWIDIAV, from the coding sequence ATGGACGACCTGGAATTAATGAATGCCCCGGATTTGTTCCGGCTACGAACCACTGCAAAACGCCAGCACACGAACCTCGTTACGCGAGTGTACAACATGATTAACAGGCGGGCAGCGCAAGCTGGATTCGTGGTGTTGTCAACGGATCTTGAAGCTGCGCTAGAGCGTGTCACGGCGATTAACGAGCGGTACGTCATCGCGGGAGAGCTGGATGATCAAGAAAGAGTGGCAGCAGAGGACTACATCCAAGGCGTTGCTGCGGTAAATAGGCAAGCACGGCTTGCCATTGGAGGGTATTTACAACCCGGCACTAACCCGCGCTTAGAAGGATGGATCGTTGAAGACTCGAATATTGATCAAGCTCTGCAGCAGCATCCCCCGACTGAATCCACTGGAGCAGAAGAAGATCGGGATAGCGGTCCAGAGCATAATGAAATAAACCAACGACCTGTTCACAGGACCACGCCGGCCGATCCTCCCATCGACCCATTAATTTTGGGCTCAACTGGTGGCGTCAATAACCAAACCGAGCCTAACGAGGCCAATAAAGCGAAACGACGAAGAATTGAACTTGAATTCGAACTCGAAAGGAAAAAGGTTGAACGTTCCCGCAAGATGGATGATCTTTTGCGTCAATgcgagagagaagaagaagatcttAAAATGGCAATCGAGCGCGAAAGGGTCTTGGCTGGTGCGCTCGATGGATCGATTCAAGGAAACCCAATCCTTTCATCCACACCAAAGCGCAATATGGATACCGTCGGAAACTTACGACCCGTAGAAGCAAACGAAAGATCGGCAACATTCGCTCCGCCAAGTCGTTGGCCAAAGATTATCGTCGAAAAATTCAACGGGGATCCGCGAAAATGGCAAAGATTCGCGCACGGTATTCACGCCACCGTTCGCGACGCGAACATCCCTGACTCCTACAAGCTTTTGGGCCTTCAAGACAACATTACTGAAGATATTCGGAAAAGGATGGGCCACATTTTCAACGGATCATATGCATTTGAGTCGGCTTGGATTGAATTAGAAGTTAAATATGGAAATCTATGTCTTATAATGCAGGCGCATAACCAGCACCTTCTCCAAGTCCAGCCTTTCAAAACCGGGGACTTTAATTCGCTCTTCACTTTAGCGGCAGATGTCCGTGATGCCGTATCGAGCGTTTCCGTTGAGCACTCAAAGGAGTTTACGTTTTCAACCGTCATCACCTCGCTCGCCTCAAAGCTTCCAATTCAGCTTCAAATCGACTGGGGAAAATATGCATATTCCCTTCGTCCGAATCTACCATCGCTACGAGATTTCGACAAGTGGATTGATATCGCTGTCTGA
- the LOC123474448 gene encoding ATP-dependent RNA helicase TDRD9-like — MEHQVSESTLLTYLTTGCLLEALVAKKSLEGYTHIIIDEVHERDEDTDFLLLVVRKFLRHTRTTTKVFLMSVTFDADKFGQYFNSPVIGNFPFTSKRPFRNAPIIEVEHGEPHDIRVYYSEHLQKLEFLGGSMNYLYDSVPEIHKLKYEAVAKLISAFDGRREIQRYGRHPKSKI, encoded by the exons ATGGAACATCAAGTAAGTGAATCAACTTTGCTCACCTATCTGACCACAGGATGCCTTCTTGAAGCATTAGTAGCCAAAAAATCCCTTGAAGGCTATACCCACA tcaTTATTGACGAAGTGCACGAGAGGGATGAAGATACTGACTTCCTTCTCTTGGTTGTCCGCAAGTTCCTCCGTCATACGAGGACGACAACTAAAGTCTTTCTGATGTCAGTTACTTTTGATGCCGACAAATTTGGCCAATATTTCAATAGCCCCGTTATTGGAAACTTTCCGTTCACGTCCAAAAGACCATTTCGCAACGCTCCCATAATTGAAGTGGAGCACGGTGAACCTCACGACATACGCGTTTACTATAGTGAACATCTTCAAAAACTAGAG TTTCTAGGGGGGAGTATGAACTACCTCTATGATAGCGTACCGGAAATCCATAAGCTCAAATACGAAGCGGTCGCTAAGTTAATTTCGGCTTTCGATGGCAGACGAGAGATACAGCGCTACGGTCGCCATCCAAAATCtaaaatatga
- the LOC116923908 gene encoding uncharacterized protein LOC116923908, which produces MTKSIIREMRIPISSIEYRTDSEIVLNQINSSHHKHPTFVANRIGEILRHSSPEQWKFISGKDNPADDCTRGITPDCFKSNSRWLTGPSQSQLSAAQVLTASLNQAEDPDPSIALSVCALDFFSLPVKTSLPAVSKLIADSQDGLAPLKRDVALSLRKGANLELPITDDELKQAMRTCIIVAAEEAFPEEIIALRSGKLIPRDSVLRNVNPYIDPADGLMKVDGRLKHAKLPQHARQPVILPSDHRLTSLIVADAHNEINHAGVEHTLSIVRRKYYLTKGRRSIRKTLARCVKCRRRCVQPRPPIMASLPKERLLPFVQPFSTSGLDFFGPFNTVIGRRAEKRYGLLITCFSTRAIHLELVYSLSADSFLMALRRFIADRGHPTTIYSDNGTNLVAGEKELREGIVNLNSKLVTEEMIDRGINWKFSPPSGPHFGGSWERLVGSSKKSLRAVLEERSVNDEVLLTVLKEVASLLNTRPLTHVSSDPSEPEPLTPNHFILGCHHPHYPPDVVGAFCGLTRRRYRQSQFIVNQYWRRWMREYVPNLIDRKKWNQATPSLRVGNRVLIMDENTRRGQCLTGTVSKLFPGEDGCVRRVSVKTATSELTRPVVKLCLFSDA; this is translated from the coding sequence ATGACGAAATCCATCATAAGAGAAATGCGCATCCCGATATCATCCATCGAATACCGAACTGACTCCGAAATCGTGCTTAACCAGATAAATTCTTCACATCACAAGCATCCAACTTTCGTGGCCAACAGAATCGGCGAAATTCTCCGTCACTCTAGTCCCGAGCAGTGGAAATTCATATCTGGTAAGGATAATCCGGCCGATGACTGCACTAGAGGCATCACCCCTGACTGCTTCAAATCCAATAGTCGGTGGCTAACCGGCCCGTCCCAGTCGCAGTTGTCAGCAGCACAAGTTTTGACTGCGTCGCTCAACCAAGCAGAAGATCCTGACCCATCCATAGCACTGTCGGTTTGTGCCCTAGATTTTTTCTCCCTTCCCGTCAAAACCTCATTGCCAGCCGTTTCAAAGTTGATTGCGGATAGTCAAGATGGTCTTGCTCCGTTAAAGCGTGATGTAGCCTTGTCATTGCGCAAAGGAGCCAATTTGGAGTTGCCAATCACTGATGATGAATTAAAGCAAGCAATGCGGACGTGCATCATTGTTGCCGCCGAGGAAGCGTTTCCGGAAGAAATCATCGCTCTCAGAAGTGGGAAGCTAATTCCGAGAGATTCCGTCCTTCGTAATGTGAATCCTTACATCGATCCTGCGGACGGGCTAATGAAGGTGGATGGCCGTCTTAAACATGCCAAGCTGCCACAGCACGCGCGACAACCCGTTATTCTTCCCTCGGATCATCGTCTGACCTCGCTGATTGTTGCTGATGCTCATAACGAAATTAATCATGCGGGAGTAGAACACACTCTTTCAATTGTCAGAAGGAAGTATTATTTAACTAAAGGTCGCAGGTCCATTCGGAAAACCTTGGCGCGTTGCGTAAAATGTCGACGTAGATGTGTACAGCCCCGGCCACCCATCATGGCCAGTCTTCCTAAGGAAAGACTGCTGCCATTCGTTCAACCCTtttcaacatctggtctcgACTTCTTTGGACCTTTTAACACCGTGATCGGTCGACGCGCTGAAAAGCGTTATGGTCTTCTCATTACGTGCTTTTCAACCCGTGCTATACACCTGGAATTAGTGTACTCTCTCTCCGCCGACTCCTTTCTCATGGCGCTGCGGCGGTTTATTGCTGATCGTGGCCACCCTACAACCATTTATTCGGACAACGGGACCAATCTGGTTGCGGGAGAGAAGGAGCTGCGCGAAGGAATTGTGAACCTCAACTCAAAGCTGGTGACCGAGGAGATGATCGATCGGGGAATCAATTGGAAATTTTCGCCGCCATCAGGCCCGCATTTTGGTGGTTCGTGGGAGCGCCTTGTCGGCTCCAGCAAGAAATCTTTGCGCGCTGTTCTGGAAGAGCGCAGCGTTAATGACGAGGTGTTGCTGACTGTATTAAAGGAAGTTGCGTCGCTTCTCAACACTCGCCCTCTCACGCATGTTTCAAGTGATCCGTCCGAACCGGAACCGTTAACGCCAAATCATTTTATTCTCGGCTGCCATCATCCCCATTATCCGCCGGATGTCGTAGGAGCGTTTTGTGGCTTGACCAGACGACGCTACAGGCAGTCGCAATTCATTGTAAATCAGTATTGGCGTAGATGGATGCGGGAATACGTTCCGAACCTAATCGATCGGAAGAAATGGAATCAAGCAACCCCTTCGCTCCGCGTTGGCAACCGAGTGCTCATCATGGATGAGAACACTCGCCGCGGACAATGTCTTACTGGAACCGTGTCAAAACTATTCCCAGGAGAAGATGGTTGCGTCAGACGTGTCTCTGTCAAAACGGCGACTTCTGAATTAACCCGCCCTGTTGTAAAACTTTGTCTATTTTCAGATGCGTAA